The DNA segment TTATTGCTGATATTATAGCTTCAAACAACAAAGTTGAAGAGTTTCAAGAGCTTCTTGCCACAGGTAAACCAATTGCCCAATGTGAAATGGAAACTATAGGATTAACAACTTCTGAAGTTACGGCAAGAATTTTTAAACATTGGAATTTAAGTGATAATCTGATTAATGTTATTGAAAAAGTTGATGATCTAGATAACTGTAATCCTGAATATTTACAAAAAAGTCAAATTCTTTTTGTATTAAAATCAATTTGTAATATTAGAGATTGTTTTTCACAAGAGAGCATTGGTTATGGGATTGCTAAAGCAAAAAGTTTTAATTTAGAAACTAAAAACTTAGAAACCTCTATAGAAAAACTACAAGATAGACTTTTAGATGAGTAATTAAGAGTAAATCTTAATTACTTAAACTCATAATATCCTTCTTTACTATCTTCTGCAAAGTTTAAGCATAGTGTTGCTTTTTCTAAAATATTATTTTTATTTCCCCAAGTTATAGCAATAGTCAGTCTTGGATTTATTAATTCATCCATTACTAGCATTTCAATATTTTTTATCTCTTCAATTAGTGCTTTATATTTTTTACTATTTTCAACTATAAAACCAATTTTTGGTCCATTGAATCTATATAAAGGGGTGATTTTTTCTACAATTTTAATGTACTCTCTAAAATAATGATTTATTTTTTCATATCCATATGTTTTATTTAATCTAAAAAGATCTTCATAATAAAGTTGTACTAAAATAAACTCTTTGTCATCTCTTTTTAAAATATCAGTTTTAAACTTTTCATGATTTCTAAGTCCTGTAACAGAGTCATTGTAAACAAGATTACTTCTTAAATAGCAAATAATAAGATTTATAATATTTTGTTTTATATAATCACTATTGTCTATGTAAAGTCTTTCAAAAACTTGTTTAAAAACCTTTGAGTAGGCAATTCTTAATTTATACTCATCAAATAGAGTTATACTTATTCTTTCATATCCAATATCAACAAGAGTGCACTGTTGCTTGCATAAACCATCAACTGATACAAAAGTTAGACCAAAGAAAATCTCATTTGAAATAAAGTTCTCTATCTCTTTATTTAAAAGCTCATTATCTAAGTTTTTATCTGTAAATATTTGTGTAACGATATTTGAGAGTTTTTGATTTACTCTATTCTTTTTATTCATCTCTTCTTGAACAAAATATTTATTAAGTGCATTCTCTCCAACTTCTAAACATTTTGCATCTGAGATTAATACATTTTCTAAATTTAGTTCATTTATATGTTGATTTCCATGGTTTATCAGTATAGTTCTATTTATTTTTGAATATTCATTATCAAGAAGTTCATAACCATTTACACTAACATAATAAAAATAGTAGAGTTTTGATTTTTCAATACAATTGTAATTATCTGAAAAAGAGTAATATAAAGATATTGTCAAATAAAGTTTTGCATATGTTGACATTTGATGAGATGCAGTTCTATTTTTATGAATATAATTTATAATTTTATCTATTAATTCATCTTTTAAAGTTATTTTTCTTTGAGCAATAAATTTAGTAATGATAACATCACAAATACTAAGTTTTAAAAATTCATGGTAATCGTTATTATATTTTTGAGATAAACTAAATTTTTCTAAGACTGAAATTAATTTTTCCTCTTGAATCTGCGTACTAAAAAGAATTGTAGTATGTAGAATTGACAAATATACACTTTTGAAATTTTCATTATTTAAAAATTCATCAACAATAAAAAGATGGTCTTTCTCTTTAACATTTTCATCATAGATATAGATATAATTTTCCAAAAGATCTTTTTTTAAATCTTCTAGAGTCTCTACATTATGATTTTTTTTGTGCTTAATCTCATTTTTATAAAGAGTTATAATCTGGTTTAGCTCTTCAGTATTTGAAAAATCCTCACTTGAATAGTTATATTTAAGTTTATATAGAAGTGTTAAAAGTAAGGTTGTTGTTGAGTTTAAAAAGATTTTATAAAAAGGTTTTTCATCTACATTTAGACCAAATCCTGTATTTTTTGATAGATCATAACCATAACAAATCTTCTCAAAATTAAAATGGAACTCTTCAATTAAGTATGAAGAGTCTTTGTTTGCTGTGTCAATATATGGAACATGAGAATAGAAAAATAGAAGTTTCCCTAAAATATTGTTTAATATATTTATTTTTTCACTATCTAATTCAATATTAAATTTTGACATACTAATAGTCTCTGTAATTATCTCAACTAAAGGTTTAATACTCTTTTTTCTAAGAATATCAAGTGAGTTTATTGAACATAACTCATTTATAACCTCTATTAAAATAGTATAGTGCTTAAAAGTTATCTCAAAATCATCTCTATTAGCTTCATATAAAATCTTTAATCTCTCTTCATACTCTTTAAACAAAGAAGATAGATTATCAAGATTATAAGAGTTGTAGCTATTGAAAATAGAGAATTTTTTACCAAAAGAGAGAATATCAATAATTGTTGAAATCTCTTTAAAAATAATAGTTGCATTATCATTGATAATGCTATTCATCTTTTTTTCTAAAGCATAAATAATAAAAGATTTAAAATTAAGATTATTTAGTAACTCTTCTACAATGTCACTTGGAATATCTTTTTCATTAAAATATAATTCATCAATATAATTTAATAAGGCAGAATAATCATCATGTAAACTATAAATAAGCGAGTTTGAAATTTTTATATTGTATTTAGTTAAAAGTTGAGATACTTTATGATCTTCCCCCTCTTCATCTATAAAGTTTAATATATCTTTCTCTTGATGAATAAACATTTTAAATCCTATTAATAATATATACTAACAATTATATTATTTTTAAACTTACAGTCCTTGAAGTACTATTTTCCATAAATAATCAATTTCATCATCACTAAAGGCAATTAGGCTTTTTTCATCTAATAACTCTTTTATTTTTTCAAACTCAAAAGCTCTGCTATAAGTACATGAAGCATGTACAGGCATAAAACTTCTAACCAATGAGATATTCTCTTTTATCTCTTTTTCACATAAAAAACAGTGCAAATCTTTATGTAATCTTCCTTCGTGTTCAAGGAGAAAAAGATATGCTTTGCAAATTGCTCTTTTACTATTTTCTTTAATCATTTTATGACAAAGAGTTTCTAAAAGATTAAAATAAAAATCATCTATGGTTTCAACATCTTTTAAATGAGGGTAAAAAAGCTTTATAAATCTTTGCCAGCAATAGAGTTTTTCATTGTCAAATATCCATTGAAAACCAAGTTGGATAACATCCTTTAGTCTTGGAATAGAGCTTTTTAGATTTGACTCAAGCTCAAAATCTATTTTGTAGCCAATATTGATATTTGAGTGTCTAGCTCCATAAAATCTATATGTGGTGTAAATATGGTTTTCAGTTAAGATTGATACGATTAAATCGTCATCTTTAACTGTTTTAATCTCTATTATATAGCCCTGCATAAAACTTTCTATTTAAAAATATGAAAAATTATAACAAAATAAAATTAGAAATTTGCTTCAAATAAATATTATGGTAGTATTACAAAAATTTTATTTTATAAAAGGGAAATTGATGGAATTCAATAATGTTTCAATTGGAAAAGAAGCAAACATTCTATATGATGGAAATATCACTAGCAGAAGTATTACTTTCCAAGATGGAAGTAAAAAAACTTTAGGGATTATGCTACCAGGAGTATATGAACTAAATACTGTAAATAAATCAATTATTGATATTAACTCAGGTGCATTAGAAGTTATGTTACCAGCTGAAGATTGGGTTGAATATGTAGCTCCTGCAAGTATTGAAATTGCACAAAATTGTAAATATAAGTTAAGAGTGACATCTTTAGTAGATTATTGTTGCTCTTTTGAAAGAGTAAAATATTAAAAAAAAGACTAGAGTTATCTCTCTAGTCTCTCTAATCTCTCTAGTCTCTCTAGTCTCTCTATTTTATAGTTAACATCTCTATTGAATTTGCAATTAAATCTTTAACATTAAATGGCTTTTTAAGCAATTTCGTTATCCCCAAGCTTTGAAGATTATCTTTTACCTCTTCATCATATGCTGAAGTTACAATTGTTGGAATTAAAGGCGAAATCTCTTTTATCTCTTTAAGCATTGAAAGTCCGTCTTTATTTGGCATATTTAAATCTGTAATAATTAAATCAATTTCAGATGAATTGAATTTTTCAACCCCTTCTTTCCCATCTTTTGCCACAACAACATTAAATATATACTCTAAACAGCTTACAACATTTGTTCTTATTGTCTCTTCATCTTCCACATATAAGAGTGTATATTTTTTTAGGTTTTCTATATTTGTAAACATAGCAACCTCCTATAACTACAATTATAAGGGAAAAGTGTATCAAAATAGTACCAAATATTTTAACTATAAAATCATACTTTTAAGACATAACCATAGTTTGATATATTTTCAATACAAAGTGTTGGAACTTTCTTTTTAAGTCTTGAAATTGTATCTCTAATTGTAGAAGAGGATATCTCTTTTGCAAACCATATCTCTTCCCTTAGTGTTTCATAAGATATCCTTTGATTTGGGTTCTTGCATAAAAAATCTAAAATTAACATCTCTTTATTAGTAAGATTAATTACAAGCCCTTTAAAAGTTAAGGTTTTTGAGCTTATACAGTAATCATAACCATCTTTTAACTTTATATTTTCTATCTTTTTAGAACCTATTTCTTTCTCTTTTTTTATCTTTTTTAGATTTTCCATAAGGTTTAGAGCCACTTTAAGTGTTGCTTCAACACTATCCATTGAAAAGGGTTTAATCAAATATCCAAATACATTGTCATTTTTTGCCTCTTCAATTGTATTTGAATCTGCATATGCTGTTGTATAGATTATTGGTATAAAATACTCTTTATCTAACATCTTTACGCACTCTATCCCATCTAAAGAACCATCTATATTTATATCCATAAAGATAAGATCAATATGAGTATCTTTTACAATATCTAAAACCGTAGAAGAGTCATTAGCATGGTAAATATTTTTAAAATTAAGTTTTTGAAGAATACCTTTTAGATACTCATAGGCAATAGTATTATCTTCTACAATTAAAAGTTTATATTCCATATTTCCTCTTTATATTCCAAGTTAAAAAGCATTCCTTCATCAATACTAAAGTTATATGTAGAATTTTTTAATTTTTTTGCATAGTCTTTTATTAATTTAAGACCAAGCCCTTCATTTATCTGGTTTATATCAAATCCTTTTCCTTTGTCTCTTATTTGCAAGTGTACAATTTCATCATTTTTTTCTAAGGTAATAAAAATTTTTATATTATCCAAACTATCATTGTGCTTAACACAATTATTTACAATCTCATTTATTATTATAGTCAAAGAGATGGCATTGTCAAATTTTATTTGTAAATCAGGGATAGAGTAAATAATATCAACTTTTTTATTTGTGTAGGTATCAACAATAGTTTGAATCACCTCTTTAAAATAGGACTTTACATCTATATCTTTAATATTACTTGAGTCTTTAAGAAGGTATTCATGAATCTTTGACATAGATTTCAGTCTATTTGTTAAATCAGAAAATATATTTGTATCTTTATGTTTTTGCTCTTCGAACCAAAGCATACCTATTATCATGTGGAAATTATTCTTAACTCTATGTAATATCTCTTTTAATAAAAGTTCTCTTTCTTCTACTAAATCTGATAATCTATTATTAGCAATTAAAAGCTCTTTTGTTCTTGCCTCCACCTCTTTTTTTAAGAGCTCTTCTTGACTATTTTTTATAGTTAGTAGCTCATTTTGTGCTTTTAATTGTGACTCTTTTAAATCATCATATCTTTTAATAATAAGAATTAGAAAGATTAAATTCTCTAAAGTACTTCCAATAGCAATTCCATATCTTGTGTAATTGTTATACTCTAAAACACCGGCTATCATTAAAAGAAAGAGTATTGCAAAGATGAAAAAGATAATTTGTGCAAAAGTATAATAGATACTCTTTTTATTTCCTTTATAGTATATATAAATAGATAGGGGCAATAAAACTAAAGTAATAAGTAGTGATGCACTGTTTAATATTCTATTCCAAGGTTCATATTGAAAGAAAAACATAAAACCAATAAAAAAATATAGTAGTGAACTTAATCTTAATGCAGAATAATATTTTTTTAAATAGGTTTTTATCTCCAAATATTCAATAGAGAATAAAATCAAAAAAGCACCTAAATATGCCCCAGACATATTTAGAACATAAATATATTTTTGTAGGTCTAAGTAGGTGAGAATTCCACTTATTTTTATTAGAAAGATGATATTAAAAAAGATGTAACTTGCATAATAATAGTATATTTTTTCTTTTAATGTTAGGCATAAACCAATTGTAAAAAAAAGAATAACAAATGTAATTCCTAAGATAAAGATATAAAAATTATTTGAATCAAAAAAGTTTTTTTGTTTAAAATAGGTGTCATCATAAATTATTATTTTCCCAAAATAGGAATATTTTCCATAAATTTCTAAATATATACTGCTACTTTCATTTTGAACTAGGTCAAAAATAAAAGATAGTTTATTATATGAGACTTCTCTTTTATCTATATAAGTAAGTAGTCCATTCTCTTTTTTTATCCATTTTCCATCTTTTTTATAGTATAAATTAGCTTTTTCATAAAAAGTTTCATTTAAAGTTAGAATAAAATTCTTTTTATTGCTTTTATTTGAAATATCAATTTTTATCCAAGTTGTATTATTGGAATAACCTAATGAAAAACCATTTTTAATAAAATTATTAAATTCTTTTTTTTCTATATCTTTTATACTCAGACTCTTTGAATAATCCTTTATATAGTAAATTTCAAAATCGTCATAAATTGGAATTTTATTATTTATTATTAATGTGGAATTATTTGCAAATAAAATGATAAAAAATAGATGAAAAACAGTGATAATTTTTAGCATTATTACTCCAAAAAATAACCATATTATAGCATATCCATGCTACTTTTTCCGTCAGAATTCCGTCAGGAAAATGTTAAAATGTTAAAAATTTCAAGCTAGGTGAATTTAATGAAAAATATGCATGAATATAAAAATGCCTTTAGAATACTAAAAGGTGGGAAAATAAGTTTAGTAGTAAGTGCCTTACTTACAACTACTTCACTTTTCTCTGCTCCAAGTGGAGGAGTTGTAACAAGTGGGTCTGCTACAATTAATCAAAGTGGTAGTGTAACTAATATTAATCAATCTTCACAAAAAGCTAGTATTAATTGGAATAAGTTTAGTATTGATAAAAATGAAATAGTAAACTTTAATCAACCAAATGTAAACTCAATTACTCTAAATAGAGTAGTTGGTAATGAAACTTCAGTTATAAATGGAGCACTTAATGCCAATGGACAAGTTTGGATATTAAATTCAAATGGGGTTTTATTTGGTAAAAATGCTTCAATAAATACTTCAGGATTATTAGCAACAACAAAAAATATCTCTGATTTAGATTTCCAAAGTGGAAACTATAGTTTTAAAGGAGATTCTACAAGTTCTATTATAAACCAAGGAACAATAAATATAGAGAACTCTGGATATGTAGTATTTGCTTCAAATGAGGTACAAAATAGTGGCGTAATAAAAGCTATAAAAGGAGATGTTCATTTAGTTGGAGCAAGTGAATATAGTATAAATCTAAATGGAAACTCATTAGTAAACCTAACAGTTGACAAGGGAGTATTAGATGCTTTAGTTAAAAACTCAGGAACTATCATAGCAGATGGTGGAGAAATATATCTTACAACCAATGCAGTAAATGAGTTACTAAAAGGGGTGGTTAATAATACAGGTGTTATTGAAGCAAATAGCTTAGATGATGTTACTGGTAAAGTAGAACTCTTTGCCCATGGAGGTGAAGTTCAAGTTGGTGGAATTATTAATGCTACTGATGGGTTTGTGGAGACTTCTGGGAGAGATTTTAGAATATTTGATGGTGCAACTATTAGTGCAGAAGAGTGGTTAATTGACCCTGTTAATATAACTATTGATTCAACATTAGCAACTGCAATTTTAACTGCACTTGGCACTACTAATGTAACAATTGAGACAGATACTCCAAATTATTCAGATGTAGATACATCTGCAAATGAGAGTGGAAGTGATGGAAATATCTATGTAAACAGTAGCATTATTACAACAGCAGATTTAGGTGCGGAGAGAACTTTAACTTTACAAGCTGATAATAATATAGTATTTGCAGATGGAGTATCTATTGATGCAACACAAGGTAGTAATGCTAAAGAATTAAATGTAGTTTTAGCAGCTGATTCTGATAGCAATGGAAGTGGAGAAGTACTAATTAGTGGAAGTACTGGAACTACAATCAAAACAAATAATGGTGATCTTACAGTAAATACTCAAATAGATAGTACTGTAGCAGGAGAAACACCTTTAGTAGTTGATGCCGGTACAGGAAAAGTAACTTTATACGATGATGTTGGATTAAATTCAAAATTAAAATCATTAACAGTTACTGCTGGACAACTAGATTTAGGAACAAAACTTCACTATATCAATACAACCGCAGAACAAACATATAATACAGTAATCAACTCTTTATCAACTGCACAGTTTGCTAATAATGATTTTGAATCAGGTGATGCAACAGGCTGGAGCATTGTTGATGGAAATATTAAACTTAATGGAAGTAGCGTAATTGCAGGTGTAAATACTCCTAATGATAATTCTCTACCAACAATTGTTCCAAGTACAAACTCTAGCAGTAATAATGGAGCATATGATGATTATAATTCAACGGGTAACTATACTCATGCATTTTCAAATGATACAGGTGATAGTTCATCATATTCTCTACAATTAACATACTCTAGTGGAGATGTGGATGAAGGGTATGGGGTGGTTCATGGACCTTATGTTGTAAGTGAAAATACAGTTTCATTACAAGAAGGAGATGGTGTATCATTTACTTGGAAAGCAAGTGGTGGTAGTGATGCATATGATGTTTTTGGATATATTATAAATGTTGATACCGGGGCAACACAAGTAATACTAAATGAGACTGGTGCAAATGGAAGTGCAACAACAAACTGGGCTCCTGCTTCAGTAACAGCAGCAAGTTCTGGTAATTACAAATTTGTTTTTGTTGCTGGTTCTTGGGATGCTTCGGGAGGACAGGCATTAGGAGCTAATCTTTATATAGATAATGTAACCACCTATAGTAATAAAACTTTTAGTGGTTCAAGTGTTACCTTTAATAATACTGTAAATGCAGGATCAAGTGAACTAAAAGTTGCAGCAGATAAAATTGCTTTAAATGCAGCTATTAATGGTACAAATACTCTTACTTTAAAACAAAATACTGCAGGAAAGAATATTGAAATTGGTGGAAGTGTTGATAATGCAGATGTTTCAACTCTTGATATTACAAATACAGAATTATCTAAAATTAGTGGATTTTCAAAAGTAGTATTTGGTGATGACAATACAGGAAAAGTTAGTACAGCAGGAGACATTTCAACAACTTATGATTTAACATTAATAGGAAAAACTACAGGTGTAGATATCAATAATACTGTAGATGTTGGAGGTAAAACATTAACTATAGAGAGTAATGGAACAGTAGAAGATACAGGAACAGGACATGTAATAGCTAAAAATTTAAATCTTCTTGGTTCTGGAACTTTTACTTTAGATAGTGATGATAATGATGTAGATGTATTAGCAGCAGGTATAACATCAACTCCAATAGGTTCACTTACATTTAAAGATAAAGATGATGTTACAATTAGTACAATAAACAACTCAAAAGGTATCACATCAACAGGAACAGTAATTGTTGATACTCTCTCTTCAAATATTAATGTAAAAAATGACGTAATTACAACAAAACAAGGAACAGATGTTGTTCAATTAAATGCAGCAGGAACTGTAACAAAAAGTTCAGGGGTTTTCATTGGTTATAAAGCTCCTTCTGTACCAGAACCAACAACTAATAATAACAAAGAAGAGATACAAAAAATAATCACGCCAATTGCAAATCAAACTACTGTAAAAGTTGAAAAACCTGAATTAGCAACAGCTCCTAAATTTGAACCAAATACAAAAACAAATGTACAAATTAATAATGGACAAAGTGTTAATGTGGTTGCAAAAGCTGAAGCTGGTGAAGATACAAAATTAGTAACATTAAGCCAATTACAAAATAGTGCAGGTGAAAACTCAGTAAATGTTCCTTTAGGAGAAAACTCTCTTGTTATGTTGATTAATGGAGGAGTAAATCTTCCAAGTGGAGTAGATCAAGAGTTTTATGTAGTAGAAGAAAAAAATTTTTAAAAAAGAATTAGGCTAAGGAAAAAGAAAAGATGAAAAGAATAAATAAAATAATAACACTATCACTAATAAGCTCGACAATGCTGTTCGGGGTTGAATCTCCAAAAGTTGGGAATATAATAAAAGAGATAAACCCACCTAAAAATATAGTAAAAGATAAAAAAGAGCTAATAGAGATTGATGGTGTAAAAAAAGTAACTTCTCCTATGCGTGATGATAAAAGTGGGAAAACAGTATTAGTAAAAGATTTTCAAATAGAGGGTAATAGTAAAATAAGTAGTAGTGAAATATTAGAAAAAATCTCTTCATATAAAAATAAAGAGTTAAGTTTTTCTGATATGCAAGAAGTAGCAACACTTATTACTAAACTTTATAGAGATAAAGGTTATTTTGTAGCAAGAGCTTATATTCCAATGCAAGATATGAAAGATGGAGTATTAAAAATAGCAGTTGTTGAAGGTGAAATAGGTAAATACAATATAATAAATAATTCAAAAGTAAAAGATAGTATTATTCAATCTATTTTTGATGAATCTAAAAAAGATAAAATAATATCAACTCAAAATTTAGAGAGAAGTATTTTAATTGCAAATGATCTTTCTGGAGTAATAGTAACAAAAGCAAATGTAAAACCAGGAAGTCAAGTTGGAAGTAGTGATTTTGATATAGAAACTTCTGCAACAAACGACTATAGTGGATATATAGTACTTGATAATTTTGGAAGTAGATATACAAATAAAAATAGAGCAATGGTTGGAGTTGATATTAACTCTCCTTTTAAAATTGGAGATAAACTCTCTTTTGTGGGATTGCAAAGTAATGCAGGTGGATTAAAATATCTAAGTGGAGCATATGAAACACTGCTTCATCCAAGTGGACTAAAAGGTGGTTTGGGTTACTCATATACTAACTATAAACTTAGCGATAAATATGCAAATTTAGATGCAAAAGGGTATTTAAAAGATTTTAATGTAAATTTGTCGTATCCTATAATAAGACAAAGAGATAGAAATCTATATCTAAAATTTAACTTTGATAATAAAAGAATCAAAGATGAGATAAGATCAACAAATGACAGCTCAGAAAAAGAGATAAATGTAGCAACTCTATCTTTGGATTATTCAAATTCTGAAGTAATAAACTCTTTTCCTACAAGTACAACATTTTTAGCTTCTTTAACAAGAGGTAGCCTAAGTTTTGATAATGAAGCAGATTTGCAAAATGATATGGCAGGAGCTGATACAAATGGTGCTTATTCAAAACTCTATTTTGAAGCTTTTAAATCAATATCTTTTACACCAAGAATCTCATTAGAAGGAACATTAAAATATCAACACGCTCTTTCTAAAAAGAATTTAGACGGAAGTGAAGATTTATCTATTGGAGGAAGTCAAGGGGTAAAAGTATATCCTACAAGTGAAGCTAGTGCAGAAAATGGATATGTAGCAACAATTGAGGCTAAATATTTATTACCAAATATCAATAACTATTCTCATACAGTTGGAATTTTTTACGATAGAGCAAGAGCTTATGCTGCAAATAATACAAATGTTACAGGAATAGATATAGACCTACAAGATATAGGTATCTCTTATTATGTAACTTATAAAGACTTCTTTGTAAACTCATATATGGCTTGGAAAATGAATAGTGACACTATTACAAGTGAGCCAGATTATAACTCTAAGTTTTTAGTTCAAGCTGGCTGGGTGTTTTAACAAAAATAAAAAAGGCAAGAGATAAAAACCTCTTGCCTTTTAATAATTTAGTATAAATAGTTTATAACTTATTCAGCTACTTTTACTTCTACAGGTGTACCTTCCCAGATACCATGCTTTGTACAGTAACCATGAGCTACTAGGTTTAGTTTGCTTCCAGTTGGAATAATTGTAAATGTAGTAGTATTATGAGCTTTAACATTACCTAAAGTTCCTGGTACATATGTAGCTTTTGCTAATAAAGTCTCTCCATTAAATAATGAAACAGACTCAATATAATGATCAAAATCATCTGGGTGAGTATATTCATTTCCCATTTTAACTGTAACTTCAAATGGTTCCCCTTTTTTTGCAGTAGCAGCACAGTGGATGAAAGGTGAGTGTCTATCAATTAAATCTTTTTTTGCTTCTCTTTCTACAGTGTCAATATCAACATATTTGTTAATTTTTGGCATAATTTTTCTCCTAAATAAAATATTGACAAAGATTATAGCATTATTTATTTAAAGTATTTAGGATAATTTTTATCCTAAAAAATACACTTAAGAAAAATATCAGAAAACAAGCTTATATATGGTAATATTCGCCCATGAACAAAGAAGATTTTTTTATAAAACAGTTTAATAAAGCTTCAAAAATAATTGGTGATGATGGTGCAGTTATTGATGGCTTTGTATATAGCAATGATGCCTTTTTTGAAAATATACACTTTAAAAAAGAGTGGTTTTCTTTAAAGCAAATTGCAAGAAAAGCAATGCTTGTAAATATTTCAGATGCAATTGCTATGAATGCAAAACCAAAATATGCACTATTAACTGTTGCCATACCTAAAGAGTATTCAAAAAAAGAGATAAAAGAGTTGTCTTTGGGTTTTTTAGAGGTTGCAAAAGAGTATGACCTTGAGATAATTGGTGGAGATACAATCTCAAATACAAAATTAGATATTAGTATAACAATTATCTCAAAAACAAAAAAGCCTAAACTTAGAAGTGGAATTAAAAAAGATGATTATTTATGTTTTACAGGCACTTTAGGCTCTTGTAAAAAAGATTTAGAGACTCTTTTGAATGGAGGAGCTATCTCCTCTTCTTCAAAGTTTATTGAGCCAAAACTGAATGCAAAATTC comes from the Halarcobacter ebronensis genome and includes:
- a CDS encoding pyrimidine/purine nucleoside phosphorylase; the encoded protein is MEFNNVSIGKEANILYDGNITSRSITFQDGSKKTLGIMLPGVYELNTVNKSIIDINSGALEVMLPAEDWVEYVAPASIEIAQNCKYKLRVTSLVDYCCSFERVKY
- a CDS encoding filamentous hemagglutinin N-terminal domain-containing protein, producing MKNMHEYKNAFRILKGGKISLVVSALLTTTSLFSAPSGGVVTSGSATINQSGSVTNINQSSQKASINWNKFSIDKNEIVNFNQPNVNSITLNRVVGNETSVINGALNANGQVWILNSNGVLFGKNASINTSGLLATTKNISDLDFQSGNYSFKGDSTSSIINQGTINIENSGYVVFASNEVQNSGVIKAIKGDVHLVGASEYSINLNGNSLVNLTVDKGVLDALVKNSGTIIADGGEIYLTTNAVNELLKGVVNNTGVIEANSLDDVTGKVELFAHGGEVQVGGIINATDGFVETSGRDFRIFDGATISAEEWLIDPVNITIDSTLATAILTALGTTNVTIETDTPNYSDVDTSANESGSDGNIYVNSSIITTADLGAERTLTLQADNNIVFADGVSIDATQGSNAKELNVVLAADSDSNGSGEVLISGSTGTTIKTNNGDLTVNTQIDSTVAGETPLVVDAGTGKVTLYDDVGLNSKLKSLTVTAGQLDLGTKLHYINTTAEQTYNTVINSLSTAQFANNDFESGDATGWSIVDGNIKLNGSSVIAGVNTPNDNSLPTIVPSTNSSSNNGAYDDYNSTGNYTHAFSNDTGDSSSYSLQLTYSSGDVDEGYGVVHGPYVVSENTVSLQEGDGVSFTWKASGGSDAYDVFGYIINVDTGATQVILNETGANGSATTNWAPASVTAASSGNYKFVFVAGSWDASGGQALGANLYIDNVTTYSNKTFSGSSVTFNNTVNAGSSELKVAADKIALNAAINGTNTLTLKQNTAGKNIEIGGSVDNADVSTLDITNTELSKISGFSKVVFGDDNTGKVSTAGDISTTYDLTLIGKTTGVDINNTVDVGGKTLTIESNGTVEDTGTGHVIAKNLNLLGSGTFTLDSDDNDVDVLAAGITSTPIGSLTFKDKDDVTISTINNSKGITSTGTVIVDTLSSNINVKNDVITTKQGTDVVQLNAAGTVTKSSGVFIGYKAPSVPEPTTNNNKEEIQKIITPIANQTTVKVEKPELATAPKFEPNTKTNVQINNGQSVNVVAKAEAGEDTKLVTLSQLQNSAGENSVNVPLGENSLVMLINGGVNLPSGVDQEFYVVEEKNF
- a CDS encoding response regulator; its protein translation is MEYKLLIVEDNTIAYEYLKGILQKLNFKNIYHANDSSTVLDIVKDTHIDLIFMDINIDGSLDGIECVKMLDKEYFIPIIYTTAYADSNTIEEAKNDNVFGYLIKPFSMDSVEATLKVALNLMENLKKIKKEKEIGSKKIENIKLKDGYDYCISSKTLTFKGLVINLTNKEMLILDFLCKNPNQRISYETLREEIWFAKEISSSTIRDTISRLKKKVPTLCIENISNYGYVLKV
- the recO gene encoding recombination protein RecO, yielding MQGYIIEIKTVKDDDLIVSILTENHIYTTYRFYGARHSNINIGYKIDFELESNLKSSIPRLKDVIQLGFQWIFDNEKLYCWQRFIKLFYPHLKDVETIDDFYFNLLETLCHKMIKENSKRAICKAYLFLLEHEGRLHKDLHCFLCEKEIKENISLVRSFMPVHASCTYSRAFEFEKIKELLDEKSLIAFSDDEIDYLWKIVLQGL
- a CDS encoding 7TM diverse intracellular signaling domain-containing protein → MLKIITVFHLFFIILFANNSTLIINNKIPIYDDFEIYYIKDYSKSLSIKDIEKKEFNNFIKNGFSLGYSNNTTWIKIDISNKSNKKNFILTLNETFYEKANLYYKKDGKWIKKENGLLTYIDKREVSYNKLSFIFDLVQNESSSIYLEIYGKYSYFGKIIIYDDTYFKQKNFFDSNNFYIFILGITFVILFFTIGLCLTLKEKIYYYYASYIFFNIIFLIKISGILTYLDLQKYIYVLNMSGAYLGAFLILFSIEYLEIKTYLKKYYSALRLSSLLYFFIGFMFFFQYEPWNRILNSASLLITLVLLPLSIYIYYKGNKKSIYYTFAQIIFFIFAILFLLMIAGVLEYNNYTRYGIAIGSTLENLIFLILIIKRYDDLKESQLKAQNELLTIKNSQEELLKKEVEARTKELLIANNRLSDLVEERELLLKEILHRVKNNFHMIIGMLWFEEQKHKDTNIFSDLTNRLKSMSKIHEYLLKDSSNIKDIDVKSYFKEVIQTIVDTYTNKKVDIIYSIPDLQIKFDNAISLTIIINEIVNNCVKHNDSLDNIKIFITLEKNDEIVHLQIRDKGKGFDINQINEGLGLKLIKDYAKKLKNSTYNFSIDEGMLFNLEYKEEIWNINF
- a CDS encoding response regulator, producing the protein MFTNIENLKKYTLLYVEDEETIRTNVVSCLEYIFNVVVAKDGKEGVEKFNSSEIDLIITDLNMPNKDGLSMLKEIKEISPLIPTIVTSAYDEEVKDNLQSLGITKLLKKPFNVKDLIANSIEMLTIK